In Ruminococcus sp. HUN007, a genomic segment contains:
- a CDS encoding iron-containing alcohol dehydrogenase, giving the protein MNDFSFYSPTEFVFGKGREKECGAYVKKYGGSRVLLHYGGNSAIRSGLLGRVKASLETCGIQYCELGGVQPNPRDGLVYKGIELARKEGIDFILAVGGGSVIDSAKAIAMGVPYEGDFWDFYCGRQPEKALPVGTVLTIAAAGSEGSGDSVITKEDGMLKRGAGSDLIRPRFSVMNPELTQTLPAYQTACGATDIMAHVFERYFTNTREVEITDRLCEAVLLTMIKETPRVIADPDNYEARANIMWAGTVAHTNIVGVGREQDWNSHGIEHELSALYDCAHGAGLAVIMPAWMEYVYKHNVRRFSQMATRVFGIQMDFEKPENTAIAGIRAFRYFLRSIGMPINFAELGAKEKDIPVLVEKFGLGDGRTGGFVHLSSDDIAAIYKIAAHADI; this is encoded by the coding sequence ATGAATGATTTCAGTTTTTACAGTCCGACGGAATTTGTTTTCGGAAAAGGCAGGGAAAAGGAATGCGGCGCTTACGTAAAGAAATACGGCGGAAGCAGGGTCCTTCTTCACTACGGCGGAAATTCAGCGATAAGGTCGGGACTTCTCGGCAGAGTGAAGGCTTCGCTTGAAACATGCGGTATTCAGTACTGCGAACTCGGCGGAGTTCAGCCTAATCCGCGTGACGGTCTTGTGTACAAGGGAATAGAACTTGCACGTAAGGAAGGCATTGATTTCATACTTGCTGTAGGAGGCGGTTCTGTAATAGATTCTGCCAAGGCTATTGCAATGGGCGTGCCGTACGAGGGCGATTTCTGGGATTTCTACTGCGGCAGGCAGCCGGAAAAAGCTCTGCCGGTCGGTACTGTACTCACCATTGCGGCTGCAGGCAGTGAAGGCTCAGGCGATTCCGTTATCACGAAGGAAGACGGAATGCTCAAGAGGGGCGCCGGTTCGGATCTTATAAGACCGCGCTTTTCAGTAATGAATCCGGAACTTACACAGACTCTTCCGGCATATCAGACGGCATGCGGTGCTACAGATATTATGGCACATGTTTTCGAAAGATATTTTACAAACACAAGGGAAGTCGAGATCACAGACAGACTCTGTGAAGCAGTTCTTCTTACCATGATAAAGGAAACTCCGAGAGTTATCGCTGATCCGGACAACTATGAAGCACGTGCCAACATAATGTGGGCGGGAACTGTTGCTCACACCAACATAGTAGGCGTAGGCAGAGAGCAGGACTGGAACAGCCACGGTATCGAACATGAGCTTTCAGCTCTTTATGACTGTGCCCACGGTGCAGGACTTGCAGTTATTATGCCGGCATGGATGGAATATGTCTACAAGCATAATGTAAGACGCTTCAGCCAGATGGCAACAAGAGTGTTCGGCATCCAGATGGACTTCGAAAAGCCGGAGAACACTGCCATTGCAGGTATAAGGGCGTTCAGATACTTCCTGCGTTCTATCGGCATGCCGATAAACTTTGCGGAACTCGGCGCGAAGGAGAAGGATATTCCTGTACTTGTGGAAAAATTCGGCCTCGGCGACGGACGTACAGGCGGATTTGTTCATCTTTCATCTGATGACATAGCAGCGATCTATAAAATAGCTGCTCACGCTGATATTTAA
- a CDS encoding leucine-rich repeat domain-containing protein, translating to MKRAKKGFTLVEVIVVLVIIAIVAAIAVPNISGYIKRSKTNNCQHTMNDFVNDLEYRIVSKRYYDVNELNNELVGLVEAVSDSRNADANVITSDGKFQRLEEKIKEAAGICPNGGQYTVEWTIKPGDDPNTAKVKIGKCECDCIDEHVQLSSSYEFTAALIDTSEYLKSGRAPEEIYETEIEKLVKKYNTDNSHLDPASVDDIVDKINENSEYKILGMTVSQNPKINGENNVEWMLVDHHEDYDANDPENKPGTHKFFVYYPSEDRMEIFEMSEEDYKDKKKWPPAEGNSGSYIYSEKLSYSNGQTYQVAGVDHPEMISWIQRDGDWYVEKTDYSKGIDDLENSRPENPEEHILISRKIPESITVESLLDSEALAPDTRNLMLINVSYKNETGTTKFLRMEASEDGSTVKNGFVIVSSEEEYRDKKWAGVYADSTSPEAIAELNTRKEILGKENTLVRDFFSGKTNKLVVAYQEYNKVYNKTTDRYEVKPVTCFSEIVMSQRADGVKEIKTGDEVIATIEAVPGKTSDYNIFFDSALLEGDVFRVEDLSIKRTAEYVIKNTNGDTVGKALVGEEIPHVSKAAEGEVGFFVNGNYPQTQPANYIYNKETEDNSVDHINHGNGQGFIYILDPSDKYNYEQIGRIETYEHGGYLEWNYDKEENDTEFDINKLTATVKYKVNVRDKSDTPVSTGWITYEYGHKTDADSYGFYFVTKNGDTSWNSDNDSRLYSELNDRYAAVEVRIDYCKYYNSDYPNRVNEHLCDIISYFDSVKATYTNDGSSFDFEKIKAEAGYRIALCHYYGQSPVYTIDHSVELSHDSEADNKFRYYMTMQHHDPSLQELQTQEYAFLSQLYGDYKGETFVAFNDKNIDGNKVTKKASIYVDSTSEINPPEVVYIPFSGTQDAYAVAYIGNSKAVTVEPSYEGYWSETAPDASVNSGFIKRTVNNKDYYYIDDRKTYNITRIGKDPDGDEYSFEFPKTDNITSFTVSSGVKEIGSGAFHNYGYKFKWGEAVIVLPDSVKKIGKNAFSGLNIGNIITGNISKSVADDGSVVKASGTSLLESIGDGSFSGTTLFACDAFVVPEKVTSIGTGAFTDFKIGNGGLFIDGVSDASEKSIAKDVFGGTVFGRLSFGPGVEKIESDAFKNNTSSAVLELGSVKSIGENAFNGWINANGDLIIPESVEKIGGFAFSDYASGQNNSANYHSLTINGGSFSDGTKLGGLIFTNGHFRDISIGGKVTDIDENAFSNAPLDGKMPYNELKGTLTLGSSISTIGTAAFKDCTGLNGNLDLPDRQLNEIGDSAFEGCFGFNGDLTVPDTVTRIGNSTFENCTGFTGNLDLGSSIQTIGSSAFKNCKGFKGDLVVPESVTNMGERAFDSYAAALTDSSKYPSLTVNAGDSNDGLNLGGLIFTNGHFRNVYVGGKITNIGDYAFDNESNEHSDFTGLLTIGNNVEVIGDYAFKKCTGFTGKLGFSENKVLNRIENEAFVDCTGFTGELDLPDSIQEIGSKAFENCTGFDGDIDLGSSLKTVGIEAFKNCTGFTGDLTVPESVTAMGKGAFENYAAALENSSRYPSLTVYAGHTENGTKLGPFIFTNAHFRNVHIGGKIKVIDDYAFSNSESNGSEPYSCFVGSLRIDGDVEKIGEEAFKQCTGFDESLYVGDSVKEIDNSAFREMHINELTGLSGVKRIGRYAFWKCDKIASDVTFEGNTSLERIEREAFYGTSSLGSLTIPPTVTFMGPYAFDNSGSGNGRLVIFGASRIENGKKYLGDNKYSGQPDSGGTLFNHARYRDVIIGGNVDVIGQYFMKSDFSRTDGSYDTNFDHHGITGSLTITGNVSEIEGEAFNDAGFDGTLTLNSSKLETIGYSAFENLPNMYGDITIPQTVHNIDRRAFKKFAMNAPDSKLGTLRIKGYSESNGNQHIIGYRLFSFARFKSVEIGGENSSVNTIGNFAFYNSSF from the coding sequence ATGAAAAGAGCGAAAAAAGGGTTCACTTTAGTAGAAGTGATCGTTGTGCTCGTCATAATAGCAATAGTGGCAGCGATCGCTGTACCGAATATTTCAGGGTACATAAAGCGTTCAAAAACAAATAACTGCCAGCATACAATGAATGATTTCGTGAATGATCTGGAGTACAGGATCGTTTCGAAAAGATATTATGATGTAAATGAACTGAATAACGAACTTGTTGGTCTGGTGGAAGCGGTAAGTGACAGCAGAAATGCTGATGCGAATGTAATAACATCAGATGGTAAGTTTCAGCGCCTTGAAGAAAAAATTAAAGAGGCGGCCGGAATCTGCCCTAACGGCGGACAGTATACTGTTGAGTGGACAATAAAACCGGGCGATGATCCGAACACAGCAAAGGTGAAAATCGGAAAGTGTGAATGTGACTGTATTGATGAACATGTCCAGCTCAGTAGTTCATACGAATTTACAGCAGCGCTTATCGATACTTCAGAATACTTAAAATCGGGACGTGCGCCGGAGGAGATATATGAGACCGAAATCGAAAAGCTGGTGAAAAAGTACAATACCGATAACAGCCATCTTGATCCGGCATCTGTTGATGATATAGTTGATAAAATAAACGAAAATTCAGAGTATAAGATCCTGGGTATGACTGTAAGCCAGAATCCGAAAATCAACGGTGAAAACAATGTTGAATGGATGCTGGTCGATCATCATGAGGATTATGACGCAAATGATCCGGAGAATAAACCGGGTACACACAAGTTTTTTGTTTATTATCCTTCCGAAGACAGAATGGAAATTTTTGAAATGAGCGAGGAAGACTATAAAGACAAGAAAAAATGGCCTCCTGCAGAAGGAAACAGCGGTTCATACATTTACTCTGAAAAGCTTTCCTATTCGAACGGACAGACATATCAGGTGGCAGGTGTTGATCATCCGGAAATGATCAGCTGGATCCAGAGAGACGGGGACTGGTATGTCGAAAAAACTGATTATTCAAAAGGTATCGACGATCTTGAAAACAGCCGTCCGGAAAATCCGGAGGAACATATTCTCATAAGCAGAAAAATACCTGAAAGTATAACAGTCGAATCACTGCTTGATTCAGAAGCACTTGCTCCTGATACCAGAAATCTTATGCTTATTAATGTCTCGTATAAAAACGAGACAGGTACGACTAAATTTTTACGTATGGAAGCCTCTGAAGACGGAAGTACAGTAAAAAACGGCTTTGTTATTGTTTCTTCGGAAGAAGAATACAGAGATAAAAAATGGGCAGGAGTATACGCTGACAGCACATCACCTGAAGCGATTGCCGAGCTTAATACAAGAAAAGAAATACTTGGCAAAGAAAATACTCTTGTCAGGGATTTTTTTTCGGGTAAAACAAATAAACTGGTCGTAGCTTATCAGGAATATAATAAGGTCTATAATAAGACAACTGACCGTTATGAAGTAAAACCTGTAACCTGTTTCAGCGAGATCGTAATGTCCCAGAGAGCTGACGGGGTAAAAGAAATAAAGACCGGAGATGAAGTGATCGCAACTATTGAAGCAGTTCCCGGAAAAACTTCAGACTATAATATCTTTTTTGACAGTGCTTTGTTAGAGGGCGATGTATTCAGAGTTGAAGATCTTTCAATAAAGAGAACTGCCGAATATGTAATAAAAAACACAAACGGTGATACAGTCGGCAAGGCTCTTGTAGGTGAAGAGATACCTCATGTTTCAAAAGCAGCTGAAGGGGAAGTTGGATTTTTTGTAAACGGAAACTACCCGCAGACTCAGCCAGCGAATTATATCTATAACAAGGAAACAGAGGATAATTCTGTTGATCATATAAACCATGGCAACGGACAGGGATTTATTTATATTTTAGATCCGTCTGATAAATATAATTACGAACAGATAGGACGTATTGAAACATATGAACACGGCGGATATCTGGAATGGAACTATGACAAAGAGGAAAATGATACTGAGTTTGATATTAATAAACTGACAGCAACGGTTAAATATAAAGTGAATGTCCGTGACAAGAGCGATACACCTGTCAGCACCGGCTGGATCACATACGAGTATGGTCATAAAACTGATGCAGACAGCTATGGCTTCTATTTTGTCACGAAAAACGGAGATACTTCATGGAATTCTGATAATGACAGCAGACTTTACAGCGAACTTAACGACCGTTATGCAGCTGTAGAAGTCAGGATCGATTACTGCAAATATTATAACAGTGACTATCCTAACAGAGTAAATGAACATCTTTGTGATATTATAAGTTATTTTGACAGTGTTAAGGCGACCTATACTAATGACGGCAGCAGTTTTGACTTTGAAAAGATAAAGGCAGAAGCTGGTTACAGGATCGCTCTTTGCCATTATTACGGTCAGTCACCTGTATATACAATTGATCATTCTGTTGAGCTTAGTCATGATTCAGAAGCTGATAACAAGTTCCGCTACTACATGACTATGCAGCATCATGATCCGTCTCTGCAGGAACTTCAGACACAGGAATATGCGTTCCTTTCTCAGCTTTACGGCGATTATAAAGGCGAAACATTTGTTGCATTCAACGATAAGAATATTGATGGTAATAAGGTAACAAAGAAAGCTTCGATATATGTTGACAGTACTTCTGAGATAAATCCTCCTGAAGTGGTTTACATTCCTTTCAGCGGTACTCAGGATGCATACGCTGTTGCCTATATCGGAAACAGTAAAGCTGTAACTGTTGAACCTTCATATGAAGGTTACTGGTCAGAGACAGCCCCTGACGCTTCAGTGAACAGCGGTTTTATAAAGAGAACTGTAAACAATAAAGACTATTATTATATTGATGACAGGAAAACCTATAACATTACAAGAATCGGAAAAGATCCTGACGGTGATGAGTATTCGTTCGAATTTCCGAAAACTGATAATATAACCAGTTTCACTGTAAGCAGCGGTGTAAAGGAGATCGGTTCCGGAGCATTCCATAACTATGGATATAAGTTTAAATGGGGCGAAGCTGTAATAGTTCTTCCGGACAGCGTAAAAAAAATCGGAAAAAATGCATTCAGCGGACTGAACATCGGAAATATCATTACGGGCAATATCAGTAAGAGTGTGGCTGATGACGGTTCAGTAGTAAAAGCTTCAGGTACTTCGCTTCTTGAGTCAATAGGCGACGGTTCATTCTCAGGAACTACACTTTTCGCATGTGATGCGTTTGTTGTACCGGAAAAGGTTACATCCATCGGTACAGGAGCTTTCACTGATTTTAAGATCGGTAACGGCGGCCTCTTTATTGACGGCGTTTCTGATGCATCGGAAAAGAGCATTGCAAAGGATGTTTTCGGCGGAACAGTATTCGGTAGATTAAGTTTCGGTCCGGGCGTTGAGAAAATAGAATCTGATGCGTTTAAAAATAATACATCATCAGCCGTGCTTGAACTTGGTTCTGTAAAATCGATCGGAGAAAATGCATTTAACGGATGGATCAATGCAAACGGAGATCTGATAATTCCGGAATCAGTTGAAAAAATAGGTGGTTTCGCATTTAGTGATTATGCTTCAGGTCAGAACAATTCTGCAAATTATCATTCGCTGACGATCAACGGCGGAAGCTTTTCTGACGGAACTAAACTCGGCGGCCTCATTTTTACCAACGGCCATTTCAGAGATATTTCAATCGGAGGAAAAGTTACTGACATAGATGAAAATGCTTTCAGTAATGCACCTCTTGACGGTAAAATGCCGTACAATGAACTTAAAGGTACGCTGACGTTAGGAAGCAGTATTTCCACAATCGGTACAGCTGCATTTAAGGATTGTACAGGACTGAACGGTAACCTTGATCTTCCGGACAGACAGCTGAATGAAATAGGTGATTCAGCATTTGAAGGCTGTTTCGGATTCAATGGTGATCTTACCGTTCCGGATACTGTAACGAGAATAGGTAACAGCACTTTCGAAAACTGTACAGGATTCACCGGTAACCTTGATCTCGGAAGCAGTATTCAGACTATTGGCAGCAGTGCGTTTAAAAACTGCAAAGGCTTTAAGGGTGACCTTGTCGTTCCTGAATCTGTAACAAATATGGGTGAAAGAGCTTTTGACAGCTATGCAGCAGCACTTACGGATTCCTCAAAGTATCCGTCGCTTACTGTTAATGCCGGCGATTCAAACGATGGTCTTAACCTTGGCGGCCTTATATTCACCAACGGACATTTCAGAAATGTTTATGTCGGCGGAAAGATCACGAACATAGGAGATTATGCTTTTGATAATGAATCAAATGAACATAGTGATTTTACCGGCCTGCTCACAATAGGAAATAACGTTGAAGTTATCGGCGATTATGCTTTCAAGAAATGTACCGGTTTTACAGGCAAACTTGGTTTTTCTGAGAATAAGGTGCTTAACCGCATTGAAAATGAAGCATTTGTTGACTGTACAGGATTCACCGGAGAACTTGATCTTCCTGACAGTATACAGGAAATAGGCTCAAAGGCTTTTGAAAACTGTACAGGTTTTGACGGGGACATTGACCTTGGCAGCAGCTTAAAGACTGTCGGTATAGAAGCCTTTAAGAACTGTACAGGATTTACTGGAGATCTTACAGTTCCTGAAAGCGTAACAGCTATGGGAAAAGGTGCTTTCGAGAATTATGCAGCAGCTCTTGAAAATTCATCCAGGTATCCTTCACTCACTGTATACGCAGGACATACTGAGAACGGTACGAAGCTTGGCCCGTTTATCTTTACAAATGCACATTTCAGAAATGTTCACATTGGCGGAAAAATCAAAGTTATCGATGATTACGCTTTCAGCAATTCCGAGAGCAACGGATCAGAACCATACAGCTGTTTTGTCGGTTCACTGAGAATTGACGGTGATGTAGAAAAAATTGGTGAAGAAGCGTTTAAGCAGTGTACAGGTTTTGATGAATCCCTGTATGTAGGTGACAGCGTAAAGGAAATTGACAACAGTGCTTTCCGTGAAATGCACATTAATGAACTTACCGGTCTTTCAGGAGTTAAGCGTATCGGAAGATATGCATTCTGGAAGTGTGATAAGATTGCTTCAGATGTAACGTTTGAAGGCAACACTTCACTTGAACGAATTGAACGAGAAGCGTTCTACGGAACATCAAGTCTCGGAAGCCTTACTATTCCACCTACAGTTACCTTTATGGGCCCGTATGCATTTGATAATTCCGGTTCCGGTAACGGACGTCTGGTTATTTTCGGTGCGTCAAGAATAGAAAACGGCAAGAAATATCTTGGCGACAATAAGTATTCAGGACAGCCGGATTCAGGCGGAACACTGTTCAATCATGCAAGATACCGTGATGTGATAATCGGCGGAAACGTAGATGTTATCGGACAGTATTTCATGAAATCAGATTTCAGCAGAACGGATGGTTCATATGACACTAATTTCGATCATCACGGAATAACAGGCAGCCTTACCATTACAGGTAACGTTTCCGAGATAGAAGGCGAGGCATTCAATGATGCCGGCTTTGACGGAACGCTTACTCTGAACAGCAGTAAACTTGAAACAATAGGTTATTCAGCTTTTGAGAATCTTCCGAACATGTACGGTGATATTACAATCCCTCAGACTGTTCACAACATCGACAGACGAGCTTTCAAGAAGTTTGCGATGAACGCACCGGACAGCAAACTCGGAACGCTGAGAATCAAAGGCTATTCCGAATCAAACGGAAACCAGCATATCATCGGCTACAGACTGTTCTCATTTGCGAGATTCAAGTCAGTGGAAATAGGCGGTGAAAACAGTTCAGTAAATACGATCGGCAATTTTGCATTCTATAATTCAAGTTTTTGA
- a CDS encoding AraC family transcriptional regulator, translating to MHSLFEKQDSLNAPVETFVYDTDKMPFPVKPHWHYFAEFLYILDGSAEITCDERTYTVGKNEFIILFPSAVHSISHSSEELKLFTGIKFDTAKFPGTSSYTPSVSSIFRYAAQAQVQIHFSAAESERFHCREIFTDCLDESTGYRYGSDVIQRAQIYRLIFAVVRYWMENGLDMGKCPVTSSDICGIENVTEFIDSELDGDLRVADIARKCHMSYSGFAAKFHESYGMSCKEYIERMRIYKAEEYLVFTDYDLTFISERTGFADSSHLIRSFRKYRGLTPKQFRMQKKRSDQGNTD from the coding sequence TTGCATTCGTTGTTTGAAAAGCAGGACAGTCTTAATGCTCCGGTGGAAACCTTTGTTTATGATACTGATAAGATGCCTTTTCCGGTGAAACCGCACTGGCATTATTTTGCGGAATTTCTGTACATACTTGACGGAAGTGCGGAGATCACATGTGATGAAAGGACATATACAGTCGGAAAAAATGAATTTATAATACTTTTTCCTTCGGCAGTTCATTCGATATCTCATTCTTCAGAAGAACTTAAGCTTTTTACAGGGATAAAATTTGATACGGCGAAGTTTCCGGGCACTTCTTCCTACACACCGTCAGTTTCAAGCATTTTCAGATATGCTGCTCAGGCACAGGTTCAGATACACTTCAGTGCTGCAGAATCGGAACGTTTTCACTGCCGTGAGATTTTTACCGACTGTCTGGACGAGAGTACGGGTTACCGGTACGGCAGCGACGTTATTCAGCGTGCCCAGATATACAGGCTGATATTTGCCGTGGTGCGTTACTGGATGGAGAACGGCCTTGATATGGGAAAGTGTCCGGTGACCTCGTCGGATATATGCGGTATAGAAAACGTAACTGAGTTTATTGACAGCGAGCTTGACGGTGATCTCCGCGTGGCGGACATAGCGCGGAAATGCCATATGAGCTATTCCGGATTTGCGGCAAAGTTTCACGAGAGCTACGGCATGAGCTGCAAGGAATATATTGAACGTATGCGTATATATAAGGCTGAGGAATATCTTGTTTTTACTGATTACGATCTTACATTCATCAGTGAGAGGACGGGCTTTGCGGACAGCAGTCATCTTATACGCAGTTTCAGAAAATACAGGGGACTTACTCCGAAACAGTTCAGAATGCAGAAAAAACGGTCAGATCAGGGAAACACTGATTAA
- a CDS encoding SDR family oxidoreductase, whose amino-acid sequence MLDVKGRWVFITGAARGIGRGAALFMASKGCNLILQARKAENCAKTAEEARALGVEVRTVGAEFSDLKQVEAMLAAIDDMKVDVDIVLNNAGLQIAYREKYNETPASDYETSFTVNTTAPMMIVYHFLPKMEKRAFGRIVNTTSGIRLEPEQAGYSASKAALDKVTMDLASKYNGTDICINLTDPGWCRTDLGGPNAPNSPESSLPGVVTGAFINDRKSGRLFAAGDFYGMTIEEAVEKAEKDIPYYTGSIGF is encoded by the coding sequence ATGTTGGATGTAAAAGGACGCTGGGTATTTATAACAGGTGCTGCAAGAGGAATAGGACGCGGAGCAGCACTTTTTATGGCATCGAAGGGATGCAATCTTATTCTTCAGGCAAGAAAGGCTGAAAACTGTGCGAAAACTGCAGAAGAGGCAAGAGCACTTGGCGTTGAAGTACGTACTGTCGGCGCGGAGTTTTCAGATCTGAAACAGGTTGAAGCTATGCTTGCTGCAATCGATGATATGAAAGTCGATGTTGATATCGTACTCAACAATGCCGGACTTCAGATAGCCTACAGAGAAAAGTACAATGAGACCCCGGCTTCGGATTATGAAACGAGTTTCACTGTAAATACGACAGCACCGATGATGATAGTTTATCACTTCCTCCCGAAGATGGAAAAAAGAGCTTTCGGAAGAATAGTGAACACTACGAGCGGGATCAGACTTGAACCTGAGCAGGCCGGATACAGCGCAAGCAAGGCTGCACTTGACAAGGTAACAATGGATCTTGCTTCAAAGTACAACGGAACAGATATTTGCATAAATCTTACTGATCCGGGCTGGTGCAGAACAGATCTCGGCGGACCGAATGCTCCTAATTCACCGGAAAGCTCACTTCCTGGTGTGGTTACCGGTGCTTTTATAAATGACAGAAAATCAGGCAGACTCTTTGCTGCGGGAGATTTCTACGGCATGACAATTGAAGAAGCTGTGGAAAAAGCAGAAAAGGATATACCGTATTATACAGGATCAATCGGATTCTGA
- a CDS encoding leucine-rich repeat protein — translation MHSIIQVFETDSTFEDNQTKYEAFDSGSGYSEDDIKVYRHLKYDETKEGVKVNNDNSNYSSFTQELKILDGIETIGTRAFGDNHSILEVKLESSTLKTIGKDAFNRCTKAGGGLTIPKTVTSIGRCAFKQYGENTDNPGTLTVLGYSDSSSDGKTRYIGIPLNDINGDPKPIFPSAKFKDVVIGGTEEEATVNAIGDKFMNNMDPENNTYNYSGMTGSLTIGKSIKSVGREAFVLCTGFNGALTLNEGLTSIGENAFNACAGFHGDLLIPSTVSSIGTQAFKHFGQGSTASDANTGSLTILGYSSIKPAPDDSSRQLQTIDSLIFSHAHFTNVTIGGKGGNVQYIGENFMENETTETFNDEPVTRYNGVRGNLTIGEGVYRVGKNAFLKCKNFDGALKIADSVWQIGESAFNGCSGLYTRSDIDPDDRKLVISSHVTQIGDYAFKSVCENLNDNFPSLEIYGASGGEANMKSIGGPGKNGVVVKSIFANSRFNNVTIGEENGEVKMIGDGFMDNSNNEYSYITGDLVIGKSVTKIGANAFYKLESDESKSYNRGKLVLNEGLQSIGEKAFANTRFFGSPSLLGERREERVLKIPKTVTTIGSKAFENFCSDFVTKPRLIIEGYSENDNNKTLGKNIFPGASFENVTIGGSVRHIDGYAFMGSEYSDITGTLTIEEYTVGWVNGRYETLTNNAQLLWWALSSGWTGAGMSFDTDSRTGHGPFRGCNFFKARFPRSLYNSLNSYKDNIFNTKPSVKSWDSNNNIYYASPGFSFEYY, via the coding sequence TTGCATTCTATAATTCAAGTTTTTGAAACAGACAGTACATTTGAAGACAATCAGACGAAATATGAAGCGTTCGACAGTGGGTCCGGTTATTCCGAAGATGATATCAAAGTGTACAGGCATCTGAAATATGATGAAACAAAGGAAGGTGTTAAGGTCAATAATGACAATTCAAACTACAGCAGTTTCACGCAGGAATTAAAGATCCTTGACGGTATTGAGACTATTGGTACACGTGCTTTCGGAGACAACCACAGTATACTGGAAGTAAAACTCGAAAGCAGCACACTTAAGACCATAGGCAAGGATGCATTTAACAGATGTACAAAAGCCGGCGGCGGACTTACAATACCAAAGACGGTTACCAGCATTGGAAGATGTGCATTCAAGCAGTACGGTGAAAATACTGATAATCCGGGAACACTTACAGTTCTTGGTTATTCTGATTCATCTTCTGACGGAAAAACCAGATATATCGGTATTCCTCTTAATGATATAAACGGTGATCCTAAACCGATATTCCCTTCAGCAAAATTCAAAGATGTGGTTATCGGCGGAACGGAAGAGGAAGCAACTGTAAATGCTATCGGCGATAAATTCATGAATAATATGGATCCTGAAAATAATACTTATAATTATTCAGGAATGACCGGTTCACTTACAATAGGAAAGAGTATCAAATCGGTGGGAAGAGAAGCATTCGTTTTATGTACAGGTTTTAACGGCGCTCTTACACTGAATGAAGGACTGACTTCTATCGGAGAAAATGCTTTCAATGCATGTGCTGGCTTCCATGGAGATCTGCTCATTCCGTCAACAGTTTCAAGTATCGGAACGCAGGCGTTCAAGCATTTTGGTCAGGGCAGTACGGCCAGTGATGCCAATACAGGTTCTCTTACAATACTTGGATATTCATCAATTAAGCCGGCACCAGACGACAGCAGCCGACAGCTTCAGACCATTGATTCACTCATCTTTTCACATGCTCATTTTACTAATGTAACAATAGGCGGAAAAGGCGGAAATGTACAGTATATCGGTGAAAACTTCATGGAAAACGAAACGACGGAAACCTTCAATGATGAGCCTGTTACAAGATACAATGGCGTGCGAGGCAATCTTACAATAGGCGAAGGCGTATATCGTGTCGGAAAAAATGCTTTTCTGAAATGCAAAAACTTTGACGGTGCTCTTAAGATCGCAGATAGTGTATGGCAGATTGGAGAAAGCGCATTCAACGGTTGCAGCGGACTGTACACAAGAAGCGATATTGATCCTGATGACAGAAAACTTGTGATATCTTCTCATGTAACTCAGATCGGTGATTATGCGTTTAAATCAGTTTGTGAAAACCTTAACGATAATTTCCCTTCGCTGGAAATCTATGGTGCTTCAGGCGGCGAAGCAAACATGAAGTCTATCGGAGGTCCAGGCAAGAATGGAGTAGTTGTTAAGTCGATATTCGCTAATTCACGTTTCAATAATGTTACTATTGGCGAAGAAAACGGAGAGGTTAAAATGATAGGCGATGGATTCATGGATAATAGCAATAATGAATATTCGTACATAACTGGTGATCTGGTTATAGGAAAAAGTGTTACGAAGATCGGTGCTAATGCATTCTATAAGCTTGAATCCGATGAAAGTAAGAGCTATAATCGTGGAAAACTCGTTCTTAATGAAGGCTTACAGTCTATCGGTGAGAAGGCATTTGCAAATACAAGATTCTTTGGAAGTCCATCTCTTTTAGGCGAAAGACGAGAAGAAAGAGTATTGAAGATTCCTAAAACTGTAACTACTATCGGATCGAAAGCATTTGAAAACTTCTGCAGCGATTTCGTAACAAAGCCAAGGCTTATAATCGAGGGCTATTCAGAAAACGACAATAATAAAACATTAGGAAAAAATATTTTCCCAGGTGCTTCATTTGAAAATGTCACAATTGGCGGTTCTGTTAGACATATCGACGGATATGCTTTTATGGGCTCAGAATATAGTGATATAACAGGTACACTTACTATTGAAGAATATACTGTTGGTTGGGTTAATGGTAGGTATGAAACGTTAACTAATAATGCTCAATTATTATGGTGGGCTTTAAGTTCTGGATGGACTGGTGCAGGTATGAGTTTTGATACTGATTCCAGAACAGGTCATGGTCCGTTCCGTGGCTGTAATTTCTTTAAAGCTCGATTTCCTCGTAGTCTTTATAATTCACTCAATTCTTATAAAGATAACATTTTCAATACAAAACCGAGTGTAAAAAGCTGGGATTCAAATAATAATATATATTACGCATCTCCGGGATTCTCATTCGAATATTATTGA